Within the Paramagnetospirillum magnetotacticum MS-1 genome, the region GCCCTCTCGCCTTCCTGGCAGCGGAAGCCGCAGGATAGTGCTCACCAAACAGTGAGCCTGTCAGGCACGACAAATCGTAGATTCTGGCCGATGGGCGGAAATCTGCTGAATAGCGGCACTTGATAAAATCGGGCAGTGCGAACGAGGTGTGCCCAGAACTTCCATTCCATGAGCGCCGAGACATTCCCCCCGAACGAGGTCTTGCGCATTATGACGCGAGCCCGCTTCACACAACATCAACGCCTTGGCCTTCGTGGCCACCCCGGCCGGTTGGTAACGCGTTACCGGCAGCTGCAGATGAAAGTAACGTCGTTGCCATTTGCGGGAAGCCCAGGTGGCATTCTTGGCCCTGGCGCTACACAGCCCCCCCTCCGTTCCTCGGCGCCACCGGAGTGGTGCGCACTGCGTTCAAGGTTAAAGCCAGATCATGCCTCGTATGGTCAGATCACTTTTGACGCGATCCTGGCCACGTGCAGAGTTTTTCGGCACATCACCACAGACAGCCTCATGGCGTTCCGTCTTCCATGGCCTGACGGTCGATTGCGCACTTCATTTATTGTGTGGCAGATGGACGCAACCAATGCATCCCGCAATGGCTTCAATGGCTCTCTCGAGAGAACCGCCATCAAAAGCAATTCCGTCACTTGTTCAAGCTTGTCTGGCGTCTCTATATATGGCAAATGCCTAACTGTATCTATAAAGCATTGATCAAGTGCGCTTTTATTTTGTTCTGAATTCGAATTCATGGTCAATTTGTTCACAGTATTTGTTTATTTGATGTGGCCGCGTTTGGCGCGTATTTCTGGTTAATCCTTGAAAATCTGTTCCTCATGGATCCGCCGCAATGCCTCCTCAATATGATCGGCAACGGCGGGATTCTCGGCCAATTGCATCAGAGATTTGCCCCCAAACCTCTCCTGCGGCTCCGTCAACCAGATGCAGGCCTTATCCTCATCGCCGAAAACATGGTTTGCCAAAAGGGTTAAACGATGGGCTCGGCCGACACTGATCCCGGTCAGCACAGGTTGCGGCGGTTCGGGCGTGACTGTCTCAACGATGCCCCGTGGGTCATCTCCGACGAGAATCTGGCGGATCTTGGCGACGATCTCCGCCAGTTTCGCCTCTCGATCAGGTTCGCTATCCACCGTGATCATCATCGTCCAATAGGCTCCAAGCGCGTCTCAAAACCCTTGTTCGTCCAGACTTTCGCATTATCTACTGGGCCGGCCATCAACTGACAAGGTGCTAAGCGTGGACGAAATTGATACCGCCAACGAACGGGCGGAATTGATGGCCAATTTGGCCATCAAGGTT harbors:
- a CDS encoding MbcA/ParS/Xre antitoxin family protein: MMITVDSEPDREAKLAEIVAKIRQILVGDDPRGIVETVTPEPPQPVLTGISVGRAHRLTLLANHVFGDEDKACIWLTEPQERFGGKSLMQLAENPAVADHIEEALRRIHEEQIFKD